GGCACGATCCATTTGCGCCGATCTGCGTTGAGCTGCTGCCCCGTAACATCTTCGCTGATGATCCGGTAGTCACGCCCCCACCAGCCCCGATCAAGGCCCGCCTGCACCAGATCCACATTCACCGGCACCGATTTCGCATTGGTGATCGTATAGCGCATCGTGGTTTGCCAGAATTTCTTGGGCCGTTCTTCTTCGATCCGGCGGATTTCCTCGCCATCTTCATACACGATGTAGCGCGCGGTTTTCTCCCACTCCGCGGCAGTCAGAACCTCACGCTTCTCAACCTCTGCCTGAATGAAGATATCGAACGCATCGCCTGTACGCAGCGAGAGCTCGCTGCCCATCGGTGTATGGCCGATCGTGTTTTCACCAATAAATTGCGGCGTGCCTTTGCTGTCCCGCTGGTAGAACCGCACGGTACCCGCTGGCAACGCATCACCCAGTCCACCTTGGCTGGATGAAGAGAAGGCTATTTCGCTCGAAACATTGACCGGATTGCTGTCATTGCTCATCCAACCCACGGTCCGGCTGTAAACTTTGCGCGCGGCAACCCCTTGCACATCCATAAAGCTGACCTGCTTGGTCTGGCGATTAGCAATCGTCGTGCGCGCATCGATAGGGTAGAGATAGAATTCGCCCACTTGTTCGCGATTGGCAGACTGCGTGCCAGCGCGAACCATGTTACGGTTCGCGCGCTGATTGCGGTAGTTGTTATAATTGCCGCCGCGCGCGTTGGGGTTGCCAGCAACCAGCAACGTGTTGGCGTTGTGAAACGTGGTGCCGGTTGTGTTGGTCAGTGTGACCCAGCCCTGCATGTCGATTGTGTCTTTGCCCTCGTCATACAAAGCGACATAGTCAGCAGTCCAACCGAGACCGGGTGTCAGATAGCGGATCGATGCAGGGCGCACGCCCGAACGGTCGCTCTGGACATTGACCGAAAGCGTAGGCCGCGCACGGAGATTGGGCGGGACACGGTCAAACACTGCGCGGACGGGCAAGCCATCATCGCGGAGCACTTCGATCCGGTTTCCGATCTGGACAACGACACCGCCAGCGGTCGAGAGTATCTTGGCGCGCTCGCGCGTTTCGGCGCCGGTGGCAGGATTTGTGCGGACCAGCGTGATCGTCTGGCCGATGGCTTTTTCCATCAGCTTGCCGGGGGTCAGCAGGTCGAAATCGAAATTCTGTTCCACAATCGCAGTACCCGGCGCGGCAAAGCTCAGCGTTTCAGCGCGGATCTGGGCAG
This genomic window from Pontixanthobacter aestiaquae contains:
- a CDS encoding DUF4139 domain-containing protein encodes the protein MMRSGFVRLAAVSSAMAMAGVLGGPSLAQSSADAIADPDATAQGDVSVTIYQNGQSLVQDIRQLNIERGRSRIEFPDVSAQIRAETLSFAAPGTAIVEQNFDFDLLTPGKLMEKAIGQTITLVRTNPATGAETRERAKILSTAGGVVVQIGNRIEVLRDDGLPVRAVFDRVPPNLRARPTLSVNVQSDRSGVRPASIRYLTPGLGWTADYVALYDEGKDTIDMQGWVTLTNTTGTTFHNANTLLVAGNPNARGGNYNNYRNQRANRNMVRAGTQSANREQVGEFYLYPIDARTTIANRQTKQVSFMDVQGVAARKVYSRTVGWMSNDSNPVNVSSEIAFSSSSQGGLGDALPAGTVRFYQRDSKGTPQFIGENTIGHTPMGSELSLRTGDAFDIFIQAEVEKREVLTAAEWEKTARYIVYEDGEEIRRIEEERPKKFWQTTMRYTITNAKSVPVNVDLVQAGLDRGWWGRDYRIISEDVTGQQLNADRRKWIVPIPANGEREFRVTFATRY